Part of the bacterium genome, CAGTCCCCCGCCGTCAACTGCAACGCAGGGTTAGACAAAAGCTTTGATTCGCTGTCTTTTCCTTTTTCTCTGCCTCACCGAATTATTGTGCATTCCACATTCACGGTTTGACCCTAAAATATCTCCTAAAATATCTCCTTTTTATTTTCTCACACAAAGCCACAAAGAACACAAAGGTTTATTGTTTTATTCAATTCCTTTGTGACTTTGTGTCTCTGTGTGATTATTTTTATTAGTCTAACAAGTTATTATACACTTTTGTTATATTTTATCACAACCCCATCAGAAAAGTCAAGAAAAAAATTGACAAATCGTAATTGGTTTTGTATAATCTAAATGGCTAAGTATTACTTTTGGTATGATATCAAGAAAGGAGTGAATTCTGCATGATTAATATACCAACAGATATTTTTGCCCAATATAGTTCGATACTGGCTAAAAGAGGGGATTAGGATCTTCTCATCCATTTTACTCTTTTCCTTTCAATTGCGTATAACACGATAAAACTCACCTGCCCGAGCGAAGCGAGGGTCAGGTGTAGCGATTGGTTAGACTGTTTTTTACCACGAAGAGCACGAAGGTCACGAAGATTTTACAAGACAAATCTTTTTATGCCTTCTTTCAACCTTTCTACATTGAAATTTATTAACATATAGCGGTTATTAACTGGAAGTTTACATAGGATAATACCCATAAATAAGGCATGAGAATAATCGTTCCGTTAGGAACATAATATCGGTAGGAATAGATAGACAAATCAATCAGTTCCGTAGGAACGATATATTGGTAGAAAATTTATGGAAAGATGAATTATACAAATACATCATGGGTATTATCAAGAACAATCAACATAACCCGTTGGTGATAAACGGAGTGCCAGACCATGTTCATGTATTGGTAAGCGTTCAGGTGGTGTAACAAAAGGAGATGTGGAGATTAAGGAGATAGGGAGATATTATTAAAAAAATTGAAATTAATAGAAACTAATAGAAATTTATGGAAATTTGTTGTTTTCCACAATCAATTTCTACCTATTTCTATAAATTTCAATCTATTTCTATTATCTTATCTCCATATCACTCTTATCTCCTTATCCCCTTTCTTACACTTTTGATATATAGCCTGAACGGTTACATTTGCTTTACATATTCGATATTAGTAATAGTTTTAGGTAGTTTCTTACAGAATAAAGCAACCTCTTGAGCAAATTGATAAGTTCTTTCTTCTAAATCATATTGTTTGGAATTTTGAATTTTGGTCATTGGAATTTATTTGTATTTTGGAATTTGTGATTTGGAATTTTGCCACTCACTCCGCTCTCCTGCAATCTCTAATCTCCCGTTTATAGTTTATCCTTGCTTACCTCATCTTGTTACCCAACTTGTGGGTAACGATAAGACTCCCGCCAGCGGGGGACAACGGCCAATCAATCACTTGAATGGCGACAGAGCACTAGTATACAATAATCTATTTTATAAGTCAAGTTAAATTTTTAGTTTTCAGGAAGAATCACCTGACAATCGTTGATAGTTGATAGTTTATTATAGACCATAAACTATAAACGATAAACTCTTCAAGAAATGATGATAACTATATTTGGCTCTGCAAAGGATACCTTTAATAGTTCTTCTGGAGAGCCTTTGATAATTCTTTCATCCACCGCCCCGAGTTTTTCACAAACATAGATAACCAGTGGGCAATGAACAGTAAGCAGTGAGCACTTTAAAATTTCGGCTATCTTTGATGGTGTATTGTTCCTATCAGTCAGAACAGCTATCTTGTGGTGATGTTGAAGCAGGGATGGAAGGTCGCTTATGGTGTATGGTTTGCCTTTCTTTGGGTCAGGCTCACCATGGAGGCTGAGCAAAAGGGCATCATCCCATGTCTCTTTTATCCTTGAAAAAGCAATCTGGATAGCGGATAAATCCGGAATTACCTCGATAGTATCCCTTCCGAGTTCTTCCATTGCCCTTCTCCCAATCCCAAAAAACATTGGGTCTCCAGAAGCAAGCACAGTTACATCACAATTCTGACACTTGATATAATCAAGCATCTCATCCATATTATTAATTACCCTGATATTATCCCTAATTGCTTCAAACTCTTCGTATCCTTTGAATATCTCAAAGAGTCTATTTGTGGCAAGGATAACCTTTGAATTAAGAGTAATCTCCTTTGCCCTTTTATCAAAAGGTCTATAGCCAATGCCGATAAGATAGACTTTCTTCATTTTGCCTTCCTCAAAATATAAGTATCCATCATCCAACCCCGCCTCCTTTTTGCCGCTTTTCTTATCGTTTTAATCTTCTCAATGACTTCGTTTAACCTCCCTGAAACAAGTATCTCTTCCTTATTCCCCAGATAGCCGCCCCAATAGATATCAAGTTCCTCGTCCTTAAAACGGTTAAAGGTAGCATAAGAATCTAATAAGACCGCAGTGTTATTAATCTCATTTGCTTGGTATTCCTTCAACCTTCTGCCGGTGGTAATAACAATATTTTCACCTATCCGATTGAGTGGGATTTTATGTTTTGCGGTTAGTATCTGAACAGAAGTTATCCCGGGGATGACCTCATACTCAAAATCTACAATCCCTTGTTTAAGAATATCTTGCAGTATCTCTAAATGACCATCATAGAGGCTCGGGTCACCCCAGACGAGAAATGCCCCAATCTGTCCATCTGCCATATTGTTAATCAATTTTGTGATAATCTCTGCCTTTTGGACCCGCCACTTCTTAACCCCCTCTTCATATCTGCCGCTTTTTTTTCTCTTAGGAATCTCTGCGACCACAACTCGATAACTTTTTTCATCAAGGTATCTTTTTAATATTTCCATCCTTGCTAAAGCAAGCTCATCCTCTTTTTCACCTTCTTTTTCAAGGATAAAGAAGACATCCACTTTTTTCATTGTATCAATTGCCTGAATGGTCAGGTAATCAGGGTTACCTGGTCCAATACCGATAAGATATATTTTTTTCATCTTTTCGTTCCTTGTAACTTTATTATATTTCACCACAGAGACGCAGAGAGCGCGGAGAGTAAGATTTCCTCTTCTAAACCTAAAACCATTCTTCTCATTCCATGTTTTAGCACATACTTTAAAATCCTAAATTCCAAATTCTACATTGGAATTTATTGGTGGTGTCTTAATCTAGCATAAAGGTTAAAATAGTGTATAGGGTTCTGCAAAATAGGATTTGAGGGAGACAACAAATAAATATCAAATATAAATATCAAAATGCAAAATTACAAATCAAATTTCAAAAAGGACGGGACGGTTCCTTTTATCGTTTTTCCTATGATTTTTGTTGGAAATTGGAAATTAGAAATTGGGCTTTTGTCTCTCTCCCTAATTTCCAATTTCAATCCGCAATCTTTCAAACAAAAGTGAACCGTCCCAAAAGGATTTCTATTTTAACGCTGAAAGGAAAGAGATAATTTTACATTTTGATATGTAATTTTTATATTTGCTTTTTGCATTTTGCTCTTTGGAGGAAATCCCTTTTGGACACCAAATCTGCATAGATTTCACTATTAGAGTTATTTTCAGACACCACCAATTTATTTATCCACGGATTAATTCATTTATATTCATCTTCTCTGCGTTCTCTGTGCCTCTGCGGTAAATAGTTGTTTAAATTTTCCTTCTAAATCCCAGGGCAATCAACCCAATAAATATGAGGAAGCCAGCAATGAATAAATACGGAATTGGGGCAGATGAGATACCGTCTGCCGTCTTCACTTCCTCCATCTCATACCCTTCAACCTGTGCCAGAGGTGCTATCTTTTTTGCCTTATCACCAGGGGCTATAGTTTTTTGTTTGGTCTCTGACCTCTGACTTCTGTCCTCTGCCTTCTGCCTTCTGCCTTCTGCCCTCTGCCTTCTGCCCTCTGACATCTGACTCTGTGCCTTCATAAACCCTTGCATCTGAACCTTTGAGCCAGGCACAGACATTAGCACCTGGCGGGTAAACTGTGTCAGCAAGGGATTGTTGCAGGTATGGTCACAGCAGGCAAGACCAACCTCCTGGACGCTCCGGGCATATTCCAGGGCAAGGGTTTCTATTATTTCTTTCTCTGGTTTCCAGTATTTCTTTCGCACACATTCAAGCATCCTGGCGACAACAGATTGATATGCCCACATATTTTTTGAACTGCGAAACATATCCTTTATTCCCAGTTCGTTTCTATCCAGGATGTATGTTTCATACATCTCATTCCATTTAGCCGCATCTATCGCCTCTGGCACGGTTACCTGCCAACCCCAGAGGTATTCGACGACCTTATCTATAAATCGAGACCCGGCATAGCCCTCGTTCATCATTGCCTTAATCCATTCAGGGTTCAGATACCTTGCACGCATTTCTCGTCCCATAAATTTTTCAAGGGTTTCCTGTTTTGGTTGACGGGGATTGGACATATTGGTTACATAAACCTCTGGTGTTTTCCCATCAATGGAACGGATTGCCATTGCCGTGCCACCAAGATATTGGAAAAAGTCGTCATTATCAAGCGTGGCATAGACATTGCCCGAGATGCTGTGCACCGCTACTTTTGTTCCGGAAAGGGCATTCTTAAACAGCAGAAGGCTTATATCCTCATCCAGCTCCTCCGGTCTGTTACCTTGTTCTATCTTAGTTCCCCAGAACCCCTGTCCATAGAGATGGCTCATCCGCATCAGATAGACATCAGCTACCTGTTTTTCGTTATCCCAGGTGTTGGATAAAGGAATAAGATTAGATAAGTTTGTTCCGTAAGCACCAGAAGGCACGGTAAAAAGCCGCACCGATGCCAGCCGTTCTGCCATATCCTCAGAAATGCCTTTTTCCATAAGTATCTTCTTTGCCTTAAGGATATTTAGCCGAATGATGTTGTCCGTCTCATCCTGCTGCTTTGCCAGGGATACGGCTTTATCCAGCAAATCCATAAGGTTGGAGAACAGGTCACGGTAGAGCCCTGAGGGAACAATAGTCACATCAATTCTTGCCCGACCAAGCTCATACGCTGGTATTGGTTCAACCCCGACTACCTCCTTTCGCTCATTCCATTTTGGTTTTATGCCCATCAAATACATAATCTGCGATTCCATCACCCCTTCATGACGGATGGTTTCTATCCCCCAAAGATTGAAGGTGAGCTTATCCGGATATTTGCCATGCCGATTTTTATACCCATCAATAAGTTCCTTTGCCAATTTCACTCCCATCTCGTAGGTGGTTTTGCTGGGTATCCTCCTCGGGTCAAATGAATAGAAGTTCTTGCCTGTGGGCAGTGAATCAGGATTACGAATGGGGTCATTGCCCTGACCAGCCGGGATATATCTGCCTGAAAGTGCGGCGATGAAAGAATCAAGCTCCCTTTGTGCTGATTGGATTATCCTCTGCTCGTAATCAGCGAGTCTCTGGGCAGAAGATTCTGTGCCCAATATTGCTTCAGCCGTAGTCCTGATGTATCTTTCCTCTGGGGCACGGCCAAAGGTATGCATACCAAAAGGTGTCTGCTTCTCCCCAATATCCTGGAGGTAATGCTCCACCTCCTCAACATCTTCTTCTGTTTTGACTTCGGCAATCTTAAGGTCAGTCAATAACCCAATCCGTCGGGCAAGGTTATTAATCTCTGCAAGTTTTGTTTCAGCCAAAGACAGACTTTTCTCCCTTGCCACATTGTAATCATTAATCAAGCCTGTTAGCTCTCTCAGTTCTTTATTCAGCCTCGCCTTATCAAATGGTGGGGTCAAATGGTCAATGATGACCGCCATTCCCCTTCGTTTTGCCTGTAACCCTTCGCCAACATCATCAACGATATACGGATAGATATTTGGCAGATGCTGGATTAATGCCTCTGGTGGGTCGTTTTCGGTAAATCCAACCTCTTTGCCCGATAACCACTCATGGGTGCTGTGTTTGCCGATATGTGCCACTGCATCTGCCGAAAAAACCTTTTTGAGCCACAAATAAAAGGCAACATATTGGTGATGTGGACTAAGGGTAACACTGTGATAGAGTTTTTTGACATCCTGCTCCCAACCGCGTGAGGGTTGCGGCATAAAAAGGATATTCCCATACTTCACCGCCGGGATAACAATGTATTTCTTTCCTCGGTCATCTGTCCATGTCATAATCTTGCTATCCTCTGGCCGTCCCCAGTCTCTGAGCATAGCCGTGGCCATCCCTTGCGGCAGTTCTTCAAACCATTGTTTGTAGAGGTTCATTGGAATAAGCACTGGTTTGCCTGTTCTCACCAACCTATCCAATTCCCCTGGCGCCCAATTGCCAATATTCCTGCCGTAAGTAAGAATATCATTGAAGAGCATCTCCTTCTTAATTTCCCCGGTCCCAAAATCATATCCTTCTATCTTCATTCGCTGTAATATCTCCCACAGGCTTTCTGGCAGGACATTGAGATACGATGCCCCAACATTTTGCTTGCCCGGGGGATAGTTATAATAGATGATGGCAATCCTTTTGTCCCTGTTGGGTTTATCCTGCAAATTTATCCATCCCTTTACACGGTCAATGAGTCGCTCAACCCGTTCAGGGATTGGTCGCTCTTCGATGTATTCAATTCCATTTTCAACCATCCTTTCCCTTGAAGCAATAACCGTGGGCTGGCTAATTCCAGCCATCTCCGGACCCGCAATCTGCCAGGAACGCTCAAAGATATTAAGTCCAACTGCAGATGCCTCCCATTCTTCTTTCGATTGGGTGTAAAGGGGAATGGCATTAATCACTGGCACATTGAGTCTGGTGAGTAAAGGGATAACGACTTCTGGCTTGATCCCTAATTTCATACTATGAGCTACGAGGCAATGTATCCTGCTCTTGCCTTCTTCATCAAAGAAAAACCGCTCAATGGGAATTTCGGGTGGATAGCCATAAACAGGAAGAACGCTAAACCCTTCCTGCTCTAAAGATTCAATCACACTATCCACGGTCAAAAGATTACCTGAGTCAAAATTGCTTTTGTAAAAAAGAACCCCAACCCATTTATCACCATTCGGCTGGTAGGATTTTAAGAACTCATTCAGATTTGCCACCACCCGTCTCTCTTTTCTAAGATAGATGCCAGACTGAGGAATTGGAGATGGCTCTTTCCATGGTAGTTTAAGCCCAAAATCACGGCTCAAGACAAAAAGCAACATATTCCTGATATTCTCAAAACCATTCTCCTTGTAGTATGCATTAATCTGTTCATCGTCGATGATTCCCATATCCTGATGCTCTTTGCTATAAATTCCTCCAAAACCATAAACCTTACCGCCATTTTTTACGACCTGTTTAATGTAAGGCTTTGCCAGTTCCACAACCTGACGGTCCATAATCCGAAGAAGAAAGACAACCTTTGAATCTGCAATCTCTTCCGCGGTTTTGAGTCTATTCTTAATAGAATATGAGGTATAGACCTTGAAGGCAACTTTTCCCGAAAGATGTGGATATTCTTTTTGTATGGATTTGACTGTGTCGAGGGCGAGCTTTGAATGGGTATCGCCAGGCATCAGGCTAATCGTTAAAGGTTGTGCCTGTCCAGAAGACAGAGGACAGAAGACAGAGCACAGAATAATACAAAACATACATATTCTATCAATGGTTTTTATCATTTCTACACCTTACCTTCTAAAAAATCGGGGTTCGGAACTCGGGACTCGGGGTTCGGGACTCGGGAATAAAAGAATCCCCGACCCCCGAAATCGGAACCCCGAGTGCCCGAATCCCGATTTTCATCATCCTTGTGAGCCGTAAGACTAAATGAGGGTCTCTCCCTATTTTATCCGTGCTAATCCGTGTTAATATGTAGTAGGTGGTAGGTGGGATGTGGGATGTATGCTTTCCCACCTACCACCTTCCATCTACTACCTACCATCAGTGGCTGAATAGTTACTTTATTTCTATGTCTTCTCTGTTCCTCTGCGTCTCTGCGGTAAATTACCCCCTGAACGGTTGAAGATTTCCAATAACTGAAGATAAACCTCTTTTGGTGTGATAAATACCCCGCCGGGTTTGCCATAAAAGTGGACAGGTATTTTGCCTTCGACGGCTAATTTCACATCCTCAACCATTTGTCCTAAATTCAACTCAACCACTAAAAAAGATTCTGGAGTGGTTTGTTGGATAACTTGTGTGGGAAATGGGTAGAGGGTAATTGGTCTAATCAGACCGGCTTTTATTCCTTGTTTGCGGACTCGGTTTATTGCCTCTTTGCAAATTCTGGCGACCACTCCAAAGGCAACAACGATTATTTGGGCATCTTCAATTTCATAAGTTTCATAATCTACTTCTTTTTGCATCTCTTGATATTTTTGGTGTAGTTTCCAATTATGAGCCTCTAAATTTTTAGGGTCAATATATAGTGATTTGATGGTATTTGGTGGTCTATTTTTTGCCCCGGTTAAAGTCCAGGTTTTAGGTGGGAGGTTAACCTTTTTAATTGGTTTTAATTCAACTGGTTCAATCATTTGTCCTAATAATCCATCGGTTAAAATCATTGTTGGATTACGGTATTTATCCGCTAAATCAAATGCCTTTTGAGTTAAATCAACTGCTGACTGAATAGAATCCGGGGCTAAAACAATCAAGTGATAATCTCCATGTCCGCCGCCTTTGGTTGCTTGAAAGTAATCGGATTGAGACGGTGCAATATTTCCCAGTCCAGGTCCTCCACGAGAGACATTGACAATCACTCCTGGCAATTCACATCCCGCCATATATGAGAGACATTCTTGTTTCAGGCTAATACCCGGGCTTGAGGAAGAGGTCATTGCACGAGCACCGGTGCACGCCGCACCAAAAACCATATTTATTGCCGCTATTTCACTCTCTGCCTGTAAAAATACCTTGCCTTCCTGTGGTAGCCTTTTCGCCATATGGGCGATTAATTCATTTTGTGGGGTAATGGGATAACCAAAGTAACATTCACATCCAGCTAATATCGCCGCCTCAGCGATGGCTTCATTCCCGGTCATTAATATCTTACTCATTTATACACCTCAATGGCTATATCCGGACAGATAATAGCACATAATTTACACCCATTACATTTATCAGAAGGGATAAAATATGCTGGATGAAGACCTGCCTGGTTTAATTCATCACTCATCGCAATTAAATTATGCGGGCATACTGTTGTGCATAACTCACAACCTTTACATCTGTTACTATCAATTATTATTTTACCCATTGATTTTGCCTTTGGGGGTCAGACTTTTCTAATTTCCAGTTTCCAATTAATTGTAAGCGTTCAGCCATCAGGTATCAGCAATCAGTTAACATCCAGGAAATCAGGATAGTAACAAATCCTACAATTTTGCGTAAAGGGTGTCTATGTGTCTGGTAGTCTATGTAACCCAGACACTTAGACACCCAGATACCAGACTACCTGAACGGTTACAATTAATTTACCAGACAAGATGCTGGCACGACCTCAATCCCATACTCTTTTAATTTAGGCACCATTTCTACTAATGCCTCTGCCGTCGCGTCTTTAATCGCATGTCCTATGCCAATTGCATACCCCTTCTGCTTAGCTCGATAAATAAGTTCATTTATTTGCTCTTTCACATATTCTGTATCGTTAATATTATCTAAGAAAACAGTGCGTTGATTGGTCGGGACACCTTTTCTTTTTGCCAATTTATATGCCACAGACCGACCAGTCGTTACACTATCAATAAAGTAAAGATTTTTTGTTTTAACCTTGTCTAAGACATAAGTCATTGTTACCTCATCTGCCGTGGCTTTAGAACCCATATGGTTATTTATCCCTACAACATGAGGGATGTCATTTATTGCCCCCTCAAGATTTCTTGCTATCTCTTCTTGAGACATACCAATCAGAACAGCATATTTATAGGGCTTCATATTGTGGCCAGCTTCGCATAATTTATCCTCTTTGGTCATCCTTGAATTACCACAATTTTCCATTGGCATATGGAGCATTACTTCCATCCCTTTTTCATAACACTGATTAGCAATTTGTCTTGAATATTTTAGTCCTGGCAAAATACTGAAGGTTAAAGGAGCCTGTATGCCAAGTAACTTTTTTGCACAGCCATTCAGACTATATCCGGCATCATCAAGAATAATGGCTATTTTCGCTGTTCCTGTGCCTTTCCAGGCTCTTTTATCAACCAGAGAAGAATAATAAGGCAAAATTTTTTTTGTCCCTTCAGTTTTTTTTTCTTCTTTAGGTTTTGGGATTCTCGGCTTTTCAACCACTTTTTCCAGTTCTTTTTCTTCTAATCTTTTGGTTTCTTCTAACGCCATCCCTATCTCTTCTGAAGTTGGAATCTCCTTAGGAATCTGAAGATACGCTAATGCCATAGTAAAACCAAAGAAAGAGATACTTACGGCTAAAACTGTGATTATGCTGATGAGAAGACTATCTTTTTTCATTCCAATTCCTCTTTCTTCTTTTCTCTGATTACTTCTGGTTCTGCCACTGCTTCTTCTTTTACTACTTCTACTTCTTCTTTAGGTGTGGAAATAGATAATACGATTGCCTCCGGGTCGGCTTTAAGTTCAATCCCTTTTTCTACAACTAAATCTTTCACATAAACTACTGCCCCTAATTCTAAATTAGTGACATCTACCGGAATGTTGTTTGGGATTTGTGTTGGGAGAGTGCTAATCTCTATATCCCACATAATTTGTTCTAAAATACCACCTTCTTGTACCCCTTTGGCACTCCCAATTATTTCTATTGGCACCCTGATGGTTAATTTTTCTTTTAATGATATTCTCAAAAAATCAGCATGCAATAAAAGATTTTTAAAGGGATGGTTTTGCCTTTCTTTTAAAATCACCGTTTCTGTCGAAGCAGGTAATTTCAGGTTGATAAGCACATTTGCCCCTCCTTTATGGAGAATATGAATTAAATCTGCTGATTTAAACTCTATTGGAGTAACTTCTTTTTTGCCTCCATAAACCACTCCCGGAACAAATCCTTTCTCTCTTAATCGACGACAATATTCTTTGCCTGACTCGCTTCTTGTGGTCGCTTCTAATAGTACCTTTTCCATTTTTTTAAATACCCCCTTCTTATTTGTTAATTAGTTAAATAGTTACCAACATTAAATAAATAAAGAGCTAACTGAGGATTCTTGATGAGTTCTTGTTATTGCCTCACCTAAGAGTTTCGCTACAGAGAGCACTGTAATTTTATTAGTTTTTTCTGCTTTTTCTCTCAGAGGGATAGTATTGGTTACCACCACCTCTTTAATCGGTGAATTATTAATTCGTTCAATTGCTGGGCCAGATAATACTGGATGAGTAGCACAGGCATATATATCTAATGCCCCCTTTTGTTTCAAGGCATTAGTTGCCTCGGTTAATGTGCCAGCGGTATCAATTATATCATCGAGGATAATTAAATTTTTATCCTCAACCTCACCAATAACATTCATTACCTCAGCCTTATTTTTGGTTTGGCGTCGTTTATCAATAATAGCAATAGAGGCATTGAGTTTACTGGCAAGTGCTCGTACTCGCTCGACCCCACCAGGGTCAGGAGAAACTAAAACTAAATCTTTTATCTCCTTTTTCTTGAAATATTCGACGATGACTGGTGTGGCAAATAAATTATCAACAGGTATGTCAAAAAAACCCTGTATCTGTCCAACATGAAGGTCAACGGTCAAAACCCTATCTGTGCCCGCAACGACAATGAGATTTGCAACTAACTTAGAACTAATTGGCACCCGTGGTTGAACCTTTCTATCCTGACGAGCATAGCCATAGTAAGGTATGACCGCAGTAATCCGTTTTGCCGATGACCGACTAAAGGCATCAATCATTATTAAAAGTTCCATTATATTTTGATTTCCTGGTGGAGAGGTAGGCTGAATAACAAAAACATCCTTTCCTCGAACATTTTCATTGATATGAACACAGGTCTCTCCATCGGCAAATGAACTTACTTCTATATCTCCAACAGGTATTTGCAAATAATCACATATTTCTCTGGCTAATTCTGGATTAGCATTCCCAGAAAATACTTGCATATCGTTAATTTGTGACATTAGTTGCCTCCTTTATAATCTCTTCCACCCTTTTCAAGTCATCCTGTGTATTTATCCCTATTACCTCGATTGGGTCAGGTATTTGAAGGGTTATTATTTTTTCTCCCTGTTTTTTTAGAATTCCAACAACATCAGTTAGATAATATTCGCCTTGTTTATTATCCGCCGTTATCTTTTTTAGGGCAGAAAATAAATCCTTACTTTTAAAACAATAAGTTCCTGTATTAATTAAGTTAATTGCCTTTTCCTGCTCTGTAGCATCCTTTTCCTCAATAATTTCACATACATTACCAGAGGCATCTGTTATTATTCTGCCATATCCAGTTGGGTCATCTATGGTTGTTGTAAGGATTGTTACTGTTGCATTAGATTGTTGATGAGTTTGAATTAACCTTTCAAGAGTGCTACTTTTTAGTAAAGGAGTATCTCCGCAAAGGACTAAGATATTCCCTTCAAAATCAGACAATATCTTTTCTGTTTGAGCAACAGCATGTCCTGTCCCGAGTAACTCTTCTTGAACAACTATCTCTACCTTTTTATTTTTAACTAATTGGGCTACTTTTTCTTTTTGATGTCCAACAACAATAATAATTCTTGCCGATAAAAAAAAGGAAAGAGTGTCCAGGACATATTCTATCATTGGCTTATGGCACAGTTTATGAAGCACCTTCGCCAAATCAGATTTCATCCTCTTTCCTAATCCTGCGGCTAAAATAATTATAGCAATTCTATTTCCCATGAATTCTTTCTTTCGAGTAACTATTCACCACGAAGAGCACGAAGGGCAGGGAGATTGGACAAGACAAATCTTTTTATGCCTTCTTTCAATCTTTCCACATTGAAATTTATCAATACACCAACTTTGATATTTGCTAACTTTATTAGATAATTCATCAAATTTTACTTCGTGCTCTCCGTGCCCTTCGTGGTGAATAGTTACGCATTTTTTAGGCTGGGGTGGAAGGACTCGAACCTCCGAATGCGGGAGCCAAAGTCCCGTGCCTTACCAACTTGGCGACACCCCAATTAACAAAAAGTCAAGGTCGCGGTTAAGAAACACAGCAAAAAAACTCTCTTTTTCCTTAACCTATCTCTTTATTATGCCTGCTGGTATGCTTCTAATACCTTGTCTTGCAGTGTTTGTCTAAATTCAGCGCTAATTGGATGGGCAATATCTTTTAATGCCCCATCTTTTGTCAGTCTATTAGGCATAGCGATAAACATTTCCTCTTGCCCCTGAATGACTTTAATGTTATGCACCACAAATACATCGTCAAATGTTACTGATACCCACGCCTTTAATTTCGAGTCATTCTCTATTCGTTTAACCCGAATGTTAGTAATTTCCATTGATTCACCTCTTTAAGAGTAGTCAGTAGTCAGTAGTTAGTAGTCAGTAAAGAATAGTGCTAAGTCAAAATTATTTTTTGTAAGATGCCTCAACCTTAACCTGATAGTACCCATGAATTCAATCTTGAAGAGGCAATAGTTATTTCCCTTTACTGACTACTGACTACTGACTACTGTTTACTGTTTATTGCATATTTTTTGTCACAAAGATTATCTCATCACCCCCCTTTAATTTATCATAGATGTTAACTGCCTCTAACTGTGTTTTAACAATTCCAAAAATACTTGACC contains:
- a CDS encoding 4Fe-4S binding protein, whose translation is MGKIIIDSNRCKGCELCTTVCPHNLIAMSDELNQAGLHPAYFIPSDKCNGCKLCAIICPDIAIEVYK
- a CDS encoding ribose-phosphate pyrophosphokinase, which gives rise to MSQINDMQVFSGNANPELAREICDYLQIPVGDIEVSSFADGETCVHINENVRGKDVFVIQPTSPPGNQNIMELLIMIDAFSRSSAKRITAVIPYYGYARQDRKVQPRVPISSKLVANLIVVAGTDRVLTVDLHVGQIQGFFDIPVDNLFATPVIVEYFKKKEIKDLVLVSPDPGGVERVRALASKLNASIAIIDKRRQTKNKAEVMNVIGEVEDKNLIILDDIIDTAGTLTEATNALKQKGALDIYACATHPVLSGPAIERINNSPIKEVVVTNTIPLREKAEKTNKITVLSVAKLLGEAITRTHQESSVSSLFI
- a CDS encoding divergent polysaccharide deacetylase family protein, with protein sequence MKKDSLLISIITVLAVSISFFGFTMALAYLQIPKEIPTSEEIGMALEETKRLEEKELEKVVEKPRIPKPKEEKKTEGTKKILPYYSSLVDKRAWKGTGTAKIAIILDDAGYSLNGCAKKLLGIQAPLTFSILPGLKYSRQIANQCYEKGMEVMLHMPMENCGNSRMTKEDKLCEAGHNMKPYKYAVLIGMSQEEIARNLEGAINDIPHVVGINNHMGSKATADEVTMTYVLDKVKTKNLYFIDSVTTGRSVAYKLAKRKGVPTNQRTVFLDNINDTEYVKEQINELIYRAKQKGYAIGIGHAIKDATAEALVEMVPKLKEYGIEVVPASCLVN
- a CDS encoding sugar phosphate nucleotidyltransferase; its protein translation is MGNRIAIIILAAGLGKRMKSDLAKVLHKLCHKPMIEYVLDTLSFFLSARIIIVVGHQKEKVAQLVKNKKVEIVVQEELLGTGHAVAQTEKILSDFEGNILVLCGDTPLLKSSTLERLIQTHQQSNATVTILTTTIDDPTGYGRIITDASGNVCEIIEEKDATEQEKAINLINTGTYCFKSKDLFSALKKITADNKQGEYYLTDVVGILKKQGEKIITLQIPDPIEVIGINTQDDLKRVEEIIKEATNVTN
- a CDS encoding 50S ribosomal protein L25, giving the protein MEKVLLEATTRSESGKEYCRRLREKGFVPGVVYGGKKEVTPIEFKSADLIHILHKGGANVLINLKLPASTETVILKERQNHPFKNLLLHADFLRISLKEKLTIRVPIEIIGSAKGVQEGGILEQIMWDIEISTLPTQIPNNIPVDVTNLELGAVVYVKDLVVEKGIELKADPEAIVLSISTPKEEVEVVKEEAVAEPEVIREKKKEELE
- the spoVG gene encoding septation regulator SpoVG encodes the protein MEITNIRVKRIENDSKLKAWVSVTFDDVFVVHNIKVIQGQEEMFIAMPNRLTKDGALKDIAHPISAEFRQTLQDKVLEAYQQA